From one Alicyclobacillus acidocaldarius subsp. acidocaldarius Tc-4-1 genomic stretch:
- a CDS encoding sigma-70 family RNA polymerase sigma factor → MRMNDAQRELAAKNIGLVYHIARRYRYRAERVGIEFDDLVAAGLLALCRAALFYRVGVGKFAGFAALVIAREMQKLIVCAVRRQLQRSILLEFEDEDEGEKQVESRDLRQEFDWSELEVREFMAELTPRDRAIVGWTVAGYSQAEIGRRLGVTQPSVCRALRRARGRWIALQTVSG, encoded by the coding sequence ATGAGGATGAACGACGCTCAACGCGAACTAGCTGCGAAGAACATTGGGTTGGTCTACCACATTGCTCGTCGTTATCGCTACCGCGCCGAACGGGTAGGAATCGAATTCGACGATCTCGTAGCAGCGGGGTTGCTTGCGTTGTGCAGGGCGGCGTTGTTCTATCGCGTTGGAGTCGGAAAATTCGCTGGATTTGCTGCGCTGGTGATCGCACGTGAAATGCAGAAGCTGATTGTGTGTGCGGTGAGGCGTCAATTGCAACGGTCGATCCTGCTGGAGTTTGAAGACGAAGACGAAGGCGAAAAGCAAGTGGAGAGTCGGGATCTTCGGCAGGAGTTTGACTGGAGCGAGCTTGAGGTTCGCGAGTTCATGGCGGAGTTGACGCCGCGAGACCGCGCGATTGTCGGGTGGACGGTTGCGGGGTATTCGCAGGCCGAGATCGGGCGCAGGTTGGGCGTAACCCAGCCTTCGGTGTGCCGGGCGTTGAGGCGGGCACGGGGAAGATGGATTGCCTTGCAGACGGTGAGTGGTTGA
- a CDS encoding DEAD/DEAH box helicase, with amino-acid sequence MRTITAKHQNELKLRDYQLEAVDAIRRYPKPRPILVAATGAGKTVMSSQFAVERLERGPVLFLAHRDELLDQTLEKFSVVFDALAPKGCEVKVGRIQGPDDDVEADFAVASVQTISQSERLERWMDAHETTPTVITDECHHATARTYMRIYHALGFLGAVPDGHVHLGLTATPYRTDKADLRKVYDGVAYAIGIHDLIDMGFLVPPKSVKLEIVEGLEDKNDGDWSDAEVEGAVDTPSVNKQIVAAWQAQASDRLTIAFCASVEHAYHLAEEFEQAGVPVAVVHGALPKEARRQTLDAFSDGNIRVLCNYGVLTEGFDRPEVSCIIMARPTLSHSLYVQCVGRGLRIAPHIFKQDCLVLDVVGVTDVHRLMTVDRLLAGEDKDESGEKRERAGGERGPRVAKRLTASAFRWMRVRERVWLARDFRGNFVRVEQTQVGWYVAYGRFSTDDPSDKPEMHRVYFGPDSEMAWGAAATYAQIGLSKSAVGAEEEWMDLPPTEKQVAALERRGLQAPQTRWEAAELLTKPTPRQEELLKRIFKANNIPYALLPETMDEANALLNAVLGQRLERQEFLVRYAMVLPHRWEIFRDVVQRHEESKAAAEAIGVV; translated from the coding sequence TTGAGAACCATTACCGCCAAACACCAAAACGAACTCAAACTCCGCGACTACCAACTCGAAGCCGTCGACGCGATTCGACGATATCCAAAGCCGCGGCCTATCCTCGTGGCCGCGACGGGCGCAGGCAAGACCGTGATGTCGTCGCAGTTCGCCGTGGAGAGGCTTGAACGCGGGCCGGTGTTGTTCCTAGCCCACCGCGACGAGTTGCTCGATCAGACGCTGGAGAAGTTCTCGGTGGTGTTCGACGCCTTGGCTCCAAAGGGGTGTGAGGTGAAGGTCGGTCGGATCCAAGGCCCGGACGACGACGTCGAGGCGGATTTCGCGGTGGCGAGCGTTCAGACGATCTCGCAGTCGGAGCGCTTGGAGCGCTGGATGGACGCGCATGAGACGACACCCACCGTGATCACGGACGAGTGCCACCACGCGACGGCGAGGACGTACATGCGCATCTACCACGCGCTCGGGTTCCTCGGCGCGGTGCCGGATGGTCATGTGCATCTGGGACTCACGGCGACGCCGTATCGAACCGACAAGGCCGACCTCCGCAAGGTCTACGACGGCGTGGCCTACGCGATCGGGATCCACGACCTGATCGACATGGGGTTCCTGGTTCCGCCGAAGAGCGTGAAACTCGAGATCGTCGAAGGTCTTGAGGACAAGAACGACGGCGATTGGTCGGATGCTGAGGTCGAGGGCGCGGTGGATACGCCAAGTGTCAACAAACAGATCGTCGCGGCGTGGCAGGCGCAGGCCTCCGACCGGCTGACGATCGCGTTCTGCGCCAGTGTGGAACACGCGTATCACCTGGCGGAGGAGTTCGAGCAGGCGGGAGTCCCCGTGGCGGTGGTGCACGGCGCCTTGCCCAAGGAGGCGCGTCGACAGACCCTTGACGCGTTCTCAGATGGAAATATTCGAGTCCTATGCAATTATGGCGTACTTACAGAAGGATTCGATCGGCCCGAAGTGTCCTGCATCATCATGGCGCGACCCACCTTGTCTCACAGCCTTTACGTCCAGTGCGTTGGCCGAGGCCTGCGGATCGCGCCGCACATCTTCAAGCAGGACTGCTTGGTGCTTGATGTGGTCGGGGTCACGGACGTGCACCGGCTGATGACGGTGGATCGGCTGCTCGCGGGCGAGGACAAGGACGAAAGCGGCGAGAAGCGCGAGCGGGCCGGCGGCGAGCGCGGGCCGAGGGTCGCCAAGCGGCTTACGGCGAGCGCGTTCCGGTGGATGCGGGTGCGCGAGCGTGTGTGGCTCGCGCGAGACTTCCGCGGAAACTTTGTCCGGGTCGAGCAGACGCAGGTCGGCTGGTACGTGGCCTATGGACGATTCAGTACGGACGATCCGAGCGATAAGCCCGAGATGCACCGAGTGTACTTCGGGCCGGACTCCGAGATGGCCTGGGGCGCGGCGGCGACGTACGCGCAGATCGGGTTGTCAAAGAGTGCGGTGGGGGCCGAGGAGGAGTGGATGGATCTGCCGCCGACGGAGAAGCAAGTGGCGGCGCTGGAGCGCCGAGGTCTGCAAGCGCCGCAGACGCGGTGGGAGGCGGCGGAGCTCCTGACGAAGCCAACGCCGAGGCAGGAAGAGTTGCTTAAGCGGATCTTCAAGGCGAACAACATCCCGTACGCGCTGTTGCCCGAGACGATGGACGAGGCGAACGCGCTGCTCAATGCGGTGCTTGGGCAACGGCTGGAGCGACAGGAGTTTCTGGTGCGGTACGCGATGGTGTTGCCGCATAGGTGGGAGATCTTCCGGGATGTGGTGCAGAGGCATGAGGAGTCTAAAGCGGCGGCGGAGGCGATCGGTGTTGTATGA
- a CDS encoding DNA primase family protein, producing the protein MADVARVMRIPGSMHTKSGRIVKVTVEEWRKDALYKPDELEAAIDGIAEALGIDLTRTESVSATDDGGEFTGDWKPVPADFVEEQLPTICARFKAYVQDPNIVTEPIWHKMACLLKSMVPDSSLFHKWSEGYDVGPGKRYNAIETERKFRSSRPMAVLCSTFQELDPMSVCAACRHFQRGSSPATFVRRAYAAKLGLPGLYGAPDEVDGPKMDGLPTKTTEEALHANGGARVAAGAEDLVEVPEDVIVHDPVAWTEDLSEAPEDNTNWCEQPFTNHTARKWAREKKGYFVYVDEEKGKEHLLFRRMATLIKKDFNLQYFFQSCYYYDGTIYTTPTDDGKDEAVIRDFILEALETIKPTWATWSRAEEIKRMLITNLEHDKDHSVESIRVHEVWNTEPLVPFENGLLDMSDPFDHDWRIHEFSPRHRINWKLTIPFFENWHRTPKSWTLAMKDAEVDVLDFFRTTFPDDETRRSILEFLGYCLCRWDQSEECYAILYGPGQNGKSTLLGMLAKAFGIYAVTESVQSLERNRFASACLTRAAIDIVPDMAGTGIEDTSFLKGWIGNDVVRAERKFKASFEFKPQTKLIYGANELPPTKDPTHGYFRRILLYPMMERFKRQGPGWVERLRTPEALSYMCYLGLLHYRQMRREGRNITESKEMLREKDYYWRANDVVKAAIDEGIIELGKDFSVPRDLLQKAMEIYAKETGRKYPGAAKLLERLRNYAPHKIDYSRPRWKGKPIHVWTGVRLGEAGRMLLVSREVVNLDQRKLEYISMPVTEAYAEEHKFDDVSMLESGSLPKGVIQ; encoded by the coding sequence GTGGCCGATGTTGCGAGAGTGATGCGGATTCCAGGCTCCATGCACACGAAATCGGGGCGCATCGTCAAGGTCACAGTTGAAGAATGGCGCAAGGATGCACTGTACAAGCCTGACGAACTTGAGGCAGCAATTGACGGGATTGCTGAGGCGTTGGGTATTGATTTAACGCGGACAGAGTCAGTGTCTGCGACAGATGACGGCGGCGAGTTCACGGGCGATTGGAAGCCTGTCCCCGCTGACTTTGTCGAAGAGCAATTGCCGACCATCTGTGCAAGGTTCAAGGCTTATGTGCAGGATCCAAACATTGTGACCGAACCTATATGGCATAAAATGGCATGTCTACTGAAATCGATGGTTCCTGACTCTTCCCTCTTTCACAAATGGTCGGAAGGCTATGACGTGGGACCGGGCAAGCGATACAACGCGATCGAGACTGAGAGAAAGTTCCGATCGTCGCGACCGATGGCTGTTCTGTGTTCCACGTTCCAAGAACTCGATCCGATGAGTGTTTGTGCAGCGTGCAGGCACTTTCAACGGGGATCCAGTCCGGCCACGTTTGTTCGGAGAGCCTACGCGGCGAAACTGGGGCTTCCGGGACTTTACGGCGCTCCGGATGAAGTGGATGGACCGAAGATGGACGGGCTTCCGACAAAGACGACGGAAGAGGCGCTGCATGCTAACGGAGGAGCTCGGGTCGCCGCGGGCGCAGAGGATTTGGTGGAAGTTCCCGAAGATGTGATCGTACACGATCCTGTCGCTTGGACCGAGGATCTAAGCGAAGCGCCGGAAGACAACACAAACTGGTGCGAACAGCCGTTTACGAATCACACGGCTCGGAAATGGGCGCGGGAGAAGAAGGGATATTTCGTCTACGTCGATGAGGAAAAGGGGAAAGAACACCTGCTGTTCCGGCGCATGGCGACTCTCATCAAAAAGGATTTCAACCTACAGTACTTCTTTCAATCCTGTTACTACTACGACGGGACGATCTACACGACGCCTACAGATGATGGAAAAGACGAGGCAGTCATCCGGGACTTTATCCTGGAGGCCCTGGAGACCATCAAGCCGACCTGGGCGACGTGGTCACGCGCAGAAGAGATCAAGCGGATGTTGATTACCAACCTCGAGCATGACAAAGACCATTCCGTCGAATCCATTCGGGTGCACGAGGTTTGGAACACCGAACCGTTGGTGCCGTTTGAAAACGGGCTCCTGGACATGAGTGATCCGTTTGACCACGATTGGCGAATCCATGAGTTCTCGCCACGACATCGGATTAACTGGAAGCTGACGATTCCGTTCTTTGAAAATTGGCACCGAACTCCGAAGTCATGGACGCTTGCAATGAAGGACGCGGAAGTCGACGTGCTGGACTTCTTCCGTACGACGTTTCCGGATGACGAGACACGACGTTCAATTCTCGAGTTTCTCGGTTATTGTCTGTGCAGATGGGATCAGTCCGAAGAGTGCTACGCCATTCTCTACGGGCCAGGCCAGAACGGTAAGTCAACGCTCCTCGGTATGCTGGCGAAGGCCTTCGGGATTTACGCAGTGACGGAGAGCGTGCAAAGCCTCGAACGCAATCGCTTTGCTTCAGCGTGTTTGACTCGGGCAGCGATCGACATCGTACCGGACATGGCGGGCACAGGGATCGAGGACACGAGCTTCCTGAAAGGCTGGATCGGCAACGATGTGGTTCGAGCCGAGCGCAAGTTCAAGGCTTCGTTCGAATTCAAGCCGCAGACGAAGTTGATTTACGGCGCGAATGAGTTGCCGCCCACGAAGGATCCGACCCATGGCTACTTCCGACGGATCCTTCTGTACCCGATGATGGAGCGCTTCAAGCGGCAAGGGCCGGGGTGGGTGGAACGGCTGAGGACGCCTGAGGCGCTGTCGTACATGTGCTACCTCGGGTTGCTGCATTATCGGCAGATGCGACGTGAAGGCCGCAACATCACGGAGTCCAAAGAGATGCTGCGCGAAAAGGACTATTACTGGCGTGCAAATGATGTGGTGAAGGCGGCGATTGACGAGGGGATTATCGAACTCGGCAAGGATTTCAGCGTGCCGCGGGATCTGCTTCAAAAGGCGATGGAGATCTATGCGAAGGAGACGGGGCGCAAATATCCGGGAGCTGCGAAATTGCTCGAACGGTTGCGGAACTATGCTCCCCACAAAATCGACTATTCGCGCCCGCGCTGGAAAGGTAAACCGATTCATGTTTGGACGGGCGTTCGCCTGGGCGAAGCGGGGCGAATGCTGTTGGTGAGTCGCGAAGTCGTGAATCTGGATCAGAGGAAGTTGGAGTACATCTCGATGCCAGTCACGGAGGCGTACGCTGAAGAGCACAAGTTCGATGATGTTAGCATGCTTGAATCTGGTTCTTTGCCAAAAGGCGTAATCCAATAG